In the Oceanivirga salmonicida genome, TCGTTTGCGCTTGTAAGTCCTTCAGAAATACTTTGTGATGGCACACGAACAATAACATTTTTAAACATAAAAATCCCTTCTTCCCTTATATTTTTTTTTATTAAATAAATTTTTTGTAAATAAAATTATTTTAATAAACTAAATTATGTTTTTTACTAACATAAAACTTTGTTAAAGTAATTATGTTTAATAAAAGCAAAGAAGTATAAATGAATTTAATTTTTTATCCCTTATTATATATAATACCCCTACTTTTACATAAAAGTCAATACCACTATATTAACGAAAATTATTATATTGTTAAAAAATTATCTATATAACTTATAAATATTAGTTTTTTATTTTTTTTATATGATATAATATTATTAGGTGATAAAAATGAAAAAAATTATTTTCTCAATAACTTTTATTATAACTTTAATATCATTTAGTAATGATTATGGGGTTTTTATAGGTTTAGATAACGGAAAAATTGATAAATTCTCAAAATATGAAACTATTGTTATAGATGCTAATTATTTTTCAAAAAAAGATATAGATAAAATACACAAGAAAACAAAATTTGTATATTCGTATCTTAATATTGGTTCTATTGAAGAATTTAGAGATTATTATACAGATTATAAAGATATAATTTTAAAAAAATATGTTAATTGGAACGATGAATACTGGGTAGACATTACTAATAAAAGATGGAAAAATTTTATAATCAATAAATATGCTAAAAGTTTATATAAAAAGGGTATTGATGGTTTTTTTATAGATAATATTGATAATTATCATATTTTTAAAAATGATAAGGTTTATTTTAGCATATTAGAAATATTAAAAGGACTTAGAAAATACAATATTAAAATTATGGTTAATGGTGGAGATACATTTATAAAAGAAGCAATTCAAAAAAATGATATTAAAGGGTTAGTTGATAGTATTAATCAAGAAAATGTATTTACAAAAATTGATTTTAAAAATAAAAAATATTTAATACAAGATAAAAATGAAACAAAATACTATAAAGATTACCTAAATTTAGTCAAAAATTATGGAATATCTATATACCTATTAGAATATGGAGAAAATAATATTATTAAAGAAAAAATAAAGTCTTATTGTAAGAAAAATAAATGCAAATTTTATATGTCTAAAAACTTAGAATTAAAATAAAACATGCTCATGAGAACATGTTTTTTATCTTTATAAATTCATTTTTTCTTCTTTAGTTCTTAATAAACCAAATTGAATTGTAATAACTGTTGTAATAATTAATGCAAATATGTAGAATGAATATTTTAAAACAGATAAAGGAGATACATCAACTAAACCTGTAATTATTAACATTCCTCCATCATATGGCGTTAATGCTAAAAATGCACAAGCAAATATATCAATAAGGCTAGCTAATCTCTTAGGTGCAATATTATATTTTTGTCCAATCTCTTTCGCAATTGGTGCAGAAATAATAATGGCTATTGTATTATTTACTAAAGCTGCTGATAAAATTCCAGATAAAAATCCAATTCCATATTCAGCATCTTTTCTCTTTTGCATTTTTTTAGTAATGCTACTTACCAACCAATCAACTCCACCATAATATTTTATTAAACCAATTAATCCTGAGATTAAAATAGCAACAATAGTAATACTAAACACACCAGACATACCATTTCCAACAGCCCCTACCCAATCAAAGAAACCAATAGTTCCCTCAAGCAAGCCTATAACTCCTGTCATTGCAATTCCTATTAATAATACTCCTGAAACATTAAATCCTGCAAGAGCTGCAATTAAAACTACAATATAAGGAATAACTCTAACTAAATGATAAGTATGTTCACCTTCAATTGGAGCAACCCCACCTAAAATTCCATATAAAATACAAGCAATAATGGCTGCTGGTAAAGCAATGAAAAAATTCATTTTAAATTTATCTTTCATTTGAGAACCTACACCTTGTGCAGCAGAAATTGTTGTATCTGAAATCATTGATAAATTATCCCCAAAATATGAACCACCTATAACTGCAGCAGCCGTTAAAGGAATATTTAAACCTGCTGCTTCTGCAACTCCTAAAGCAATTGGTGCCATAGCAGCAATAGTTCCCATAGAAGTCCCTATAGCTGTAGAAATAAGACAAGACATTATAAAAATTCCAGGAACTAAAAGTATACTAGGTATATAAGTAAGTCCTAAATTTACAACAGATTCTACCCCACCCATAGCTTTAGCAGCTCCTTGAAAGCCACCTGCTAATAAATATATTATTCCTATTAAAATAACCCCAGAATTACCTGCATTTTGCGCAAAAATATCTATTTTTTTATCTAATTTCATTCCTTTATTCATTAATAAAGCTACTACAATTCCTACTAATAATGCTACATGTCTTGGAAATTTATTAAAAGCACCTTCTTCACCTAAATATGTAAAAATCACACCACTACCAATATATAATGCTAAAAATACAAATAATGGTAAAAAAGCTATTGCTCCATATTTTTGTTCTTGATTTTTATTTTCCATAAATTTTTTTCTCCTTATATTTTATTTTTTTAATGTTCTTAATTCAACAATGGCTTTTTCTAATCTTTTTAATGCCTCTTCTAACATAGATTTTGGACAAGCCACATTCATTCTTTCATAATAATCCACATTATCACCAAACCAATATCCTGGATCTAAAGCTATTTTGGCTTTTTCTTTTATAAATTTTTCTAATTCTTTCTTTGAATATTTTAATTCACTAAAATCTAGCCACAATAAATAAGTTCCTTCTGGTTTTTTCACTTTAATTTCAGGTATTTTTTCTTTTATATATGAAATTGCAAAATCCATATTTTTATCAAGATATATAAGCAATTCCTCCAACCAATCTTCACATTTACTATAGGCTGTTTCAAATGCTACTATACTAAATGGACTATTTCTTTTAATATCTAAAATACCTAATTCCTCATCAAATTTATTCCATTCATCTTTTCTAGGAAAACTTACAAATGATGCTTGTAATCCTGCTAAATTAAAAGTTTTACTCGCAGAAAAACAAGTAATTGTCAAATTTTCTATTTCTTTACCTAAAGAAGCAAAAGGTGTATGTTGATTTCCTGGCAATACTAAATCTCTCCAAATTTCATCTGCAATAACTCTTACTTTATATTTAAAACAGATATCTGCCATTTTTTGTAATTCATCTCTTGTCCAAACTCTACCAACAGGATTATGCGGACTACATAATATAAACCAATGAATATTATTTTCAACAATTTGTTTTTCAAAATCAGCAAAATCTATTGTATAATACCCATTCTCATCTCTTTTTAATTTATTTTGAATAACTTTTCTATTATTAGAATTAATTGTTGCAAAAAAAGGATAATAAACAGGTGTTTGAATTAAAATATTTTCTCCAACTTTAGTAAATAATCTAATTAATAAAGATAAAGTAGGAACAACCCCTGGACTATTAATTAAAGTTTTTTTATTTAATTTATACTTAAATCTTTTCTCAGACCATTTAATTACAGATTCATAATAGGAATCTGGTCTATGAACATAACCAAATATACCATATTCTACTTTACTACTCAAAGCTTTTATAATTTCAGGAGCCGTCTTAAACTCCATATCAGCAATCCACATAGGAATTAAATCACTTGTTCCAAAATTTTTACTCATTTCTTCCCATTTTGCTGAATGATTTCCTATTCTTTCAATTTTTTCATCAAATTTATACTTCATACTCCCTCCTGTTATTAATTTAAACTAATATATTATACCACAATTTTTCTATTAAAAAAGAACAGTTTATTTCCCGTTCTATTTTATTTTTTCTTTAAATTATAAAGGATTTTTCTTAGGTATTCCTATTTTCCTTGGATATTTTAAATCTGTTTTCTTATATTTTTTAATTTCTATAACTATTCTTTCATCATTTATAATAGGTAAATTAAATTTATGTACTTTTTCAATTTTTGAATTAAGTATATTAAGAGCATTTTCAGATTCTGCTATCTCATTTGTATTTAATTTTTGAACTAAAAATCTACCATTAACCTTTAAAAAAGGTATTTCGTATTCTAATATTATCCTTAAATTTGCTACTCCCCTACATAAACCAATATCAAATTTTTCTCTATTGTTTATTATAAGTTGCTCTGCTCTTAAGTTAGAAGTTTTTACATTTTTTAAGTTTAATTCATTTATTACTTCATTTAAAAAATTTACTTTTTTAGTAACTGAATCTACTAATAAGAAATTTTTATCAGGATTAAGAATTGCTAGTACCATACCTGGGAAACCTGCACCTGTTCCTATATCTATAATATTTTTATCAGTTTCTTTTAATAAATCATTAAGTAAAATAGAATCTTCAAAATGTTTTATTATAATCTCTTCTTTATCTCTTATAGCAGTTAAATTTATTACCTTATTTTTTTCTATAAGTAATTCTAAATATTTTTCTAATTTCTTATTCAACATTTAATCTACCATCCATATACATTATTAAAACTGATATATCAGAAACTGTTACTCCCATTATTCTTGAAGCTTGTCCAACAGTATAAGGTTTAACTTCCATAAGTCTTTGTTTGGCTTCTCTCGTAATACCTTTCATATCTTTGTAATTAAAATCTTTTGGTATTCTCCATTCTTCCATTTTTTTGTTTTTTTCTAACATTTGATTGGCTTTATTTATATAACCTTCATACTTAACACTTACTTCAATTTGGTATTCTATATCAGGTCTAAAATCTAACCTATAATCTACACCTATTTCTTTTGCAACTTCTTTAATATCACTATATGTTACCTTAGGTCTTCTTAAAAATTCTTTTAATGTTACACCACTTTTAACAGTTTCACCATATTTTTCAAGTAAATCACAAAATACTTTATTGGCTACTCCTACATTTGTTTTTTCAAGATTTTTAATAGTTTCACTTACATATTTTTCTTTATCTAAAACCAAATTATAGTCATTTTCAGATAATAATCCTATTTCATAGCCGTATTTAGATAATCTTAAATCTGCATTATCCTCTCTTAAAACTAATCTATATTCTGACCTTGCTGTAAACATTCTATATGGTTCTTGTAATTCTTTTGATATTATATCATCTATCATAGTGGCTATATATGAGCTATTTTTATGCAGTATCAAGGGTTGCTTCCCTTCAAGGCTAAGACTAGCGTTAATACCCGCAATTAAGCCTTGTGCGGCGGCTTCTTCATAACCACTAGTACCATTTATTTGACCTGCTAAATATAATCCTTCTATTTTTTTAGTTTCTAAAGTATAATCTAACTCTCCTGAATCCACTATATCATACTCAACTGCATAACCGTATCTCATTATTTGAGCATTTTCCATACCTTTAATACTATTTACCATAGCCTTTTGATAACTTGCAGGAAAACTAGTTGATAAACCACTTATATATACTTCATTAGTATCAAAACCTTCTGGTTCTAAAAATAAATGATGAGAATCTTTATCATCAAACTTAACTATTTTATCTTCAATAGATGGACAATATCTAGGCCCTGTTGAACTTATAGTTCCATTGTACATAGGTGCTTTATCAAGATTCTTTAAAACTATGTCATGCATATTTTTATTAGTTCTTGTTAAATAACAAGATAATTGCTCTCTTGATAATGCTTCCTCATCGGTTGTTCTATTAGAAAACTTTAAAGGTACTCCAATTTCTCCTGGTTGTTCATCTAATATACTAAAATTTATAGTTCTCCCATCTATTCTAGGAGAAGTTCCTGTTTTAAATCTTCTTATTTTAAAACCTATTTCAATTAATGAATCAGTTAAACCCTTAGCACTTAACTCACCCATACGGCCACCTTCTATTATACTATCTCCAATATACAGTAGCCCATTTAAAAATGTCCCAGTTGATAATATTAATTTTTTAGTTAATATTTCTAAACCATTTTGAGTTTTTATTCCTGTAACTTTTCCATTTTCATGTAAAATCTCAATTACCATATCTTGTATTATATCTAAGTTCTCTTGATTTTCTAAGGCTTTTTTCATATTATTAGCATATATTTTTCTATCTGCTTGTGCTCTTAAAGATCTTACCGCTGGTCCTTTTCTAGTATTAAGTATTCTCATTTGAACAAAACTCTTGTCCATATTTCTACCCATTTCTCCACCAAGAGCGTCAATTTCTTTAACTAAATGACTCTTAGCAGGTCCACCAATAGAAGGATTACAAGACATTGCACCTATATTATCTAATACTATTGTAAAAATTGCAGTTTTATGTCCTAATCTTGAACATGCTAATGCTGCTTCTATACCTGCATGTCCTGCTCCTACAACTATTACATCATATTTTTTCATTATATTATATCTCCCATTAATTTAGCATTACCTAAAATTACTAATGTATCATCTTGTGTGAATCTATAGTCAGGTGATGGTGTTACATTTAAAACACCTTCTTTATTTTTTACTGCTATAACATTTGCCATATATTTATTTCTTAAATCTAATTCTAGTAAAGTTTTTCCTAAAAATTTATCTACTAATTTTACTTCAAAAATAGAATATTCATCTGAAAATTTAAAGTATTCCATAACTGATGGATGCATAACTGAATATGCTATTTTTTCTCCCATTAATTCCTCTGGGTAAACTACTTCTGTTGCTCCTATTTTTTCTAAAACTTTACCTTGTATTTTAGTCGTTGCCTTACAAATTATTCTAGGTATATTCATTTCTTTTAACATTACTGTTACTAAAATACTATTTTGAACATTAGTTCCTATACAAACGAAAGCAGCATCAAAACTATCTTTTGCTATATTTTTTAAAGCATTTTCATCAGTAGCATTTATTGCTATTGCATCTTCAACTATTCCTTCATCTAATACTTGTTGAACTGATTCTAATTCAGAATCTACTGCTAAAACAAAATTTCCATTTTCATATAGAGTTTTAGCGATAGTTCTCCCAAATTTCCCTAGTCCTATTACTAAATAATTTTTCATTTTTAACTCCTATCCTATTAATATAGTTTCCTCAGGATATCTATATTTTCCTGTTTTAATTTTCTTTTTAGACAATGCAAACATTATAGTAAGTGGTCCTATACGACCTATAAACATTGTTATTATTATTATTATTTTTGTATAAACAGACAAATCTGCTGTTATTCCCATACTAAGACCAACAGTCCCAAATGCTGAAACTAATTCAAACATTAATGATAAGAAACTTTTATCAGAATCAAATAATGTTATTAAAAATATAGTTAAAAGTATATATAATACTGATATTAAGACTATTGCACAAGCCTTATTAAATATATTCCATGATATTCTTCTTTTTCTATATTCTATATGTTCTTTTCCTGTTATTGAACTTAAAACCCCTATTGCTATAATTCCAAAAGTAGTAGTTTTTATACCCCCACCTGTTGATCCAGGCGATGCCCCTATAAACATTAAAAATAGAAAAACTATTATTGTTGGCATTTTAAGTGAATCTAGTGGTATAGTATTAAACCCTGCTGTTCTAGTAGTTACACTTTGGAAAAAAGAAGCTAATATTTTAGAAAAGAAACCTAATTCTCCTAAACTATTACTATTATTAAACTCAACTAAAAATATCAAAATCATACCTGTTACAATTAAAAAAGCTGAAAATGTTATTGCCATTTTAGTACTTGCAGATATTCTTCTTCTTATTCCAGTTTTTACATTATATATATCTAATATAGCAGCAAATCCTATTCCACCTAATATTATTAAAATACAAATTACTATATTTACCCATGTATTAGATACAAATACTTCTAAACTTGTACGATACAAAGAAAATCCTGCATTACAAAATGCTGATACAGAATGAAAAATAGAATAATATATTGCTTTTTCTATTGAATATTCTCTAATATATTGAAAGAATAATAATACTGCTCCAATAAATTCTATACCAAACACCACCAAAGAAACTTTCTTTAAATAAGTTGGTATTTCTGTTACTATATTATAATTTAAATCCTCACTTAATACTTTTTTAGTATAATAACCCATCTTTTTAGATACTAATAATATCAGCATAGATGAAAATGTTAATACCCCTAAACCACCTAATTGTATTAAGATTAATATAATGCTTTTACCAAATAAATTATATGTTGTATTTATATTGTTTACAACTAATCCTGTTACACATGCAGCAGATGTTGCTGTAAATAATGATTCCAAAAATCCCCTAGGATTTCCATCAATAGTTGATATAGGAAGCATTAATAATACTGCTCCCACTAAAATTATTGTTATAAAAGATAATAAAATTAGTTGATATGGCGGTAATTTTAAAATTCTTTTCATTTTTTCTCCATTTTCAAATTAAGGACAATCATATGACTGCCCTTATATTTATTCTCTTATTTGTTTTTCTGCATATTCAAAATTAATTTCTGATTTTACTCTGTCCTTAAATTCTTCATATGTTGCTGATTTATAAGGTATTTCCTCTGTTTTTTTAACGATTACATAAGAATTCTCTAAATCTTTTTCAATAACTGTTCCTATTTCTTCATTAAATAAATTTTCTAAAAATTCTCTTTGATACCCTATTACTGGTAATGCTGCAGACTTAGTAACTCCACTAAATTCCTCTTTTATATCAAATTTAGTATATTTTCCTGTCTTATCCTCATTTATATCTACCCAACTTAATTTTTTATCTTTTAATTTTTGAGATATTTCTTGTAACTCTACTATATCTTTTTTCTTAGTTTCTTCTGATATTTTTGGAGCTATTAATATATGTTTTAAATGTACTCTTGTCTTTGTTTTCTCATCTTTATCTACTATATATACTAAATGATACCCAAAATTAGTTTTTATTGGTCCTACAATAGAATCTTTATCATATTCTAAAATTTGTTCAAATTCAGGTACATATTGGCTAATATCTGCCCAACCTAAATCTCCACCATTAATTGCTGAACCAGGATCTTCTGAATTTTCTTTTGCTAATTTATCAAAATTTTCTGCATTCAATGTTTTTAACAAATCATTGGCCTTAGCGTGAGCCATTTCTAAATCTGCCTCAGATGGTTTAAATACTATTCCTAAAATTTCTCCAGAAATTGTATTAGGTATATCATAACTAGATTTATGTATATTGTACCATGCTCTCATTTCTGCTTCAGTTGGATTATTTGTATCTATTAACATGTTAAAATATTCTAATATTTCATATCTTGCTGTATCTAACGGTGTTAAATTATCTACAGATTTTACTCCATTAGATTTTGCTAAACTAGATTTATCATATATTCTCATTAATTCTTTTATTTGTTCTTCATTAACATTTTTTTCTAAATCAGGAGTATATTTTCCATCTCTTGATATTCTTGCAAAATAATATTTATACATATCTTTTCTTAATACGTATAGTTCTTTATATTCTATTTCTTTTCTCTTTATTTTTTCAAATAATGCTTTTATATTTTCATCACTAGTAGATATTTTTGAATCTAATAAAATCTTTTCAAAACTAGAATTTAATATTAATTCTAATGTTTGACCATAATATATATTTTCAAGTTGTTCTGTAACTTCATCCATAGAACTTGTTGGAAATTGTATATATCTATATCTATTATATATTGCTTCTAAATCTTTATCAGTTGGTTTTAGTGTTTGTTTTACTTTATCTATTGTTTTTTCCATCAATAAACTATTTCTAATTTCTTCTTTTAAAAGAGTTAAATTAGAACCATTTTGTGCAAGTAAAACAGCAACATTACTTCTTCCACCATGTATATCTTCTATTTCTTTAACTTTAGCATCAACATCTGAATTACTTACATTAACTTTTAAATTTTCAGATAATACTTTTGAACTTTCTCTTGTTATTATAGACGATAATGCTATTTCAGCTAAGAATTCATCAGGAATATCTGTTATTTTTCCAACAGTAACTATTTGATTTTTTAAATTTGACAATTCTTGTTCATAATCTTCCTTATATATCTTATGTCCTTCAAATTTTAATAACACTTCTTTTTTATTTCTAAAATATGTTGAGATAGAACTATAACCTGCAAATAATGCTGAAAAAGCAAATGCAATTATTATAGTAATAGTAACTATTTTCATATATTTATTTAATTTTCTTAATGCCATGTTTCCTCCTACAATATCATATTACAGGAAATTATATCATTTTACTGGCTAAAATGCAAATAAAAAGTGTAGCAATATTATCACCACACTATTATTTTCATTATCTTTTCAAAGAATAAATATTTTAGAATAGATAAGCGTAATCTACACCTATTCCATCAGATCCAAAAAATCCTCCAATTTTAGTGTGTCTATTTAATTTAACTCCACCAAATAAATTAACTGTCCATGTTGGTAATAATGAAGGTTCTGTATGTGGCACAAATCCAAGCGAAACTCCAACACCTAAATCTGTTCCAACATATCCAACTACTCCTTTATTATCTGTTTTAATATTTAAATTCCATGTAAATGCTGGTATTATTCCAACGCCTAATGCTCCAGCTGATTGTAATCTATATATTCCACCAGATAGTCTAACTTTTCCTTTTACTCCTAAATCAACACTTACACGTTCATCAATAGGAACATTCCAAGTTGCTCCCCCACCCACTGAAACTACTCCAGCTAATGGCAAAGCATATCCTGCTCTTACACTAATAAACGGTGTTGCTTTAGCAGCAAATCCTGATAAAGAAACTAATGTTGCTAATGTAAATAATAATTTTTTCATATTTCTCCTTTATGTAATATAATTTTTAAGTATAAATAAAGATGCGTAACAAAAACATTGTCACACATCCTATATTATTTTTTCAAAGAATAAATGGTTTAGAATAGATAACCTGCATCTACACCTATTCCATCTGATCCAATGAAACCACCAATTTTATATTTTTTGTCGATTTTAACTCCACCAAAAATATTTCCAGCTCCTGTAAAATGTGGCACAAATTGAGGTTTTATTGCTAGATTTAATCCTACACCTAAATCTGTTCCAACATATCCTACATATTTTGGATTATTAGTTTTAATATTTAAATTCCAAGTAAACATTGGTACTATATCTACACCAAATGATGAAGGTCCAAATCCAAAATAACTACCATAGTATACTCCTAATTTTCCTTTTACTCCAAAATCAACATCTAATTGTCTATTTATTTTAGCATTCCATAATGCTCCCCCACTACCAGATGCTGTAACGGCTGTTGGGAATCCAAACCCTACTCTCCCATCAACAAAGGGTTTAGGTCCTGTAATATTAGCAGCGAATCCTGATAAAGAAACCAATGCTGCTAATGTTAATAATACTTTTTTCATTTTTATTCCTCCTAAAAATCTTTTTATAAAATACTATATAATATTTTATTTAAAGTTTAATAAATCTGCTGTAGAACCATTATATAATAATGAATATCCTGCTCCTGTTCCATTATCTACCAAATACCCTATTCCAAGTGTAAATGGATTTCCATAACGGTAAGCTGGATTAATAGCAGATACTAACTTTTTAGTTTCTGAAGTTGTTTTGAAAGTAAATTCATTTGGATGTGCATGGAATATATCTGCTCCTTTTCCTGCTCTTGCTAAACTAACTTCTACTGTTCCATTTCCTTCTGCAATTAAAGTTCCATATTTATCATACACATAAATAGTTTCCCCCGAATTTGATACCGCTTTAACCTTTTGTTTTGTTCCATGTACAACTGTTGCACAACTTGTCATTAATAATAATGACATTACTGCCATTGTTAATTTTTTCATAACTTTCCCCCTTATTTAGATTTCACAAATTATTTAAAAATAATTTTTATGTAAGTAATTTTGCCCCCACATATTTATATAATTATACACTTTTTAAAAAAAAATATCAATTTTTTATTTTTAAAACCTTTAATTCAAAGGCATTAAAAATATTTTACCCCCGTATATTCTCCATTAAAAATTTAAGGTTTAAGCCTACTAGACTTAAACCTGTTCTATATTATTATTAACTTTTCTCATTTTTTTAATTAAAATGAATATCCTACACTAAGTCCTGTAGTAACTGCCCCATTAACTGGTTTAAATCCAGTTATCATTC is a window encoding:
- a CDS encoding MalY/PatB family protein, whose amino-acid sequence is MKYKFDEKIERIGNHSAKWEEMSKNFGTSDLIPMWIADMEFKTAPEIIKALSSKVEYGIFGYVHRPDSYYESVIKWSEKRFKYKLNKKTLINSPGVVPTLSLLIRLFTKVGENILIQTPVYYPFFATINSNNRKVIQNKLKRDENGYYTIDFADFEKQIVENNIHWFILCSPHNPVGRVWTRDELQKMADICFKYKVRVIADEIWRDLVLPGNQHTPFASLGKEIENLTITCFSASKTFNLAGLQASFVSFPRKDEWNKFDEELGILDIKRNSPFSIVAFETAYSKCEDWLEELLIYLDKNMDFAISYIKEKIPEIKVKKPEGTYLLWLDFSELKYSKKELEKFIKEKAKIALDPGYWFGDNVDYYERMNVACPKSMLEEALKRLEKAIVELRTLKK
- a CDS encoding TrkH family potassium uptake protein, translated to MKRILKLPPYQLILLSFITIILVGAVLLMLPISTIDGNPRGFLESLFTATSAACVTGLVVNNINTTYNLFGKSIILILIQLGGLGVLTFSSMLILLVSKKMGYYTKKVLSEDLNYNIVTEIPTYLKKVSLVVFGIEFIGAVLLFFQYIREYSIEKAIYYSIFHSVSAFCNAGFSLYRTSLEVFVSNTWVNIVICILIILGGIGFAAILDIYNVKTGIRRRISASTKMAITFSAFLIVTGMILIFLVEFNNSNSLGELGFFSKILASFFQSVTTRTAGFNTIPLDSLKMPTIIVFLFLMFIGASPGSTGGGIKTTTFGIIAIGVLSSITGKEHIEYRKRRISWNIFNKACAIVLISVLYILLTIFLITLFDSDKSFLSLMFELVSAFGTVGLSMGITADLSVYTKIIIIITMFIGRIGPLTIMFALSKKKIKTGKYRYPEETILIG
- the mnmG gene encoding tRNA uridine-5-carboxymethylaminomethyl(34) synthesis enzyme MnmG; translation: MKKYDVIVVGAGHAGIEAALACSRLGHKTAIFTIVLDNIGAMSCNPSIGGPAKSHLVKEIDALGGEMGRNMDKSFVQMRILNTRKGPAVRSLRAQADRKIYANNMKKALENQENLDIIQDMVIEILHENGKVTGIKTQNGLEILTKKLILSTGTFLNGLLYIGDSIIEGGRMGELSAKGLTDSLIEIGFKIRRFKTGTSPRIDGRTINFSILDEQPGEIGVPLKFSNRTTDEEALSREQLSCYLTRTNKNMHDIVLKNLDKAPMYNGTISSTGPRYCPSIEDKIVKFDDKDSHHLFLEPEGFDTNEVYISGLSTSFPASYQKAMVNSIKGMENAQIMRYGYAVEYDIVDSGELDYTLETKKIEGLYLAGQINGTSGYEEAAAQGLIAGINASLSLEGKQPLILHKNSSYIATMIDDIISKELQEPYRMFTARSEYRLVLREDNADLRLSKYGYEIGLLSENDYNLVLDKEKYVSETIKNLEKTNVGVANKVFCDLLEKYGETVKSGVTLKEFLRRPKVTYSDIKEVAKEIGVDYRLDFRPDIEYQIEVSVKYEGYINKANQMLEKNKKMEEWRIPKDFNYKDMKGITREAKQRLMEVKPYTVGQASRIMGVTVSDISVLIMYMDGRLNVE
- the rsmG gene encoding 16S rRNA (guanine(527)-N(7))-methyltransferase RsmG → MLNKKLEKYLELLIEKNKVINLTAIRDKEEIIIKHFEDSILLNDLLKETDKNIIDIGTGAGFPGMVLAILNPDKNFLLVDSVTKKVNFLNEVINELNLKNVKTSNLRAEQLIINNREKFDIGLCRGVANLRIILEYEIPFLKVNGRFLVQKLNTNEIAESENALNILNSKIEKVHKFNLPIINDERIVIEIKKYKKTDLKYPRKIGIPKKNPL
- a CDS encoding peptidylprolyl isomerase gives rise to the protein MALRKLNKYMKIVTITIIIAFAFSALFAGYSSISTYFRNKKEVLLKFEGHKIYKEDYEQELSNLKNQIVTVGKITDIPDEFLAEIALSSIITRESSKVLSENLKVNVSNSDVDAKVKEIEDIHGGRSNVAVLLAQNGSNLTLLKEEIRNSLLMEKTIDKVKQTLKPTDKDLEAIYNRYRYIQFPTSSMDEVTEQLENIYYGQTLELILNSSFEKILLDSKISTSDENIKALFEKIKRKEIEYKELYVLRKDMYKYYFARISRDGKYTPDLEKNVNEEQIKELMRIYDKSSLAKSNGVKSVDNLTPLDTARYEILEYFNMLIDTNNPTEAEMRAWYNIHKSSYDIPNTISGEILGIVFKPSEADLEMAHAKANDLLKTLNAENFDKLAKENSEDPGSAINGGDLGWADISQYVPEFEQILEYDKDSIVGPIKTNFGYHLVYIVDKDEKTKTRVHLKHILIAPKISEETKKKDIVELQEISQKLKDKKLSWVDINEDKTGKYTKFDIKEEFSGVTKSAALPVIGYQREFLENLFNEEIGTVIEKDLENSYVIVKKTEEIPYKSATYEEFKDRVKSEINFEYAEKQIRE
- a CDS encoding endo alpha-1,4 polygalactosaminidase: MKKIIFSITFIITLISFSNDYGVFIGLDNGKIDKFSKYETIVIDANYFSKKDIDKIHKKTKFVYSYLNIGSIEEFRDYYTDYKDIILKKYVNWNDEYWVDITNKRWKNFIINKYAKSLYKKGIDGFFIDNIDNYHIFKNDKVYFSILEILKGLRKYNIKIMVNGGDTFIKEAIQKNDIKGLVDSINQENVFTKIDFKNKKYLIQDKNETKYYKDYLNLVKNYGISIYLLEYGENNIIKEKIKSYCKKNKCKFYMSKNLELK
- a CDS encoding Na+/H+ antiporter NhaC family protein gives rise to the protein MENKNQEQKYGAIAFLPLFVFLALYIGSGVIFTYLGEEGAFNKFPRHVALLVGIVVALLMNKGMKLDKKIDIFAQNAGNSGVILIGIIYLLAGGFQGAAKAMGGVESVVNLGLTYIPSILLVPGIFIMSCLISTAIGTSMGTIAAMAPIALGVAEAAGLNIPLTAAAVIGGSYFGDNLSMISDTTISAAQGVGSQMKDKFKMNFFIALPAAIIACILYGILGGVAPIEGEHTYHLVRVIPYIVVLIAALAGFNVSGVLLIGIAMTGVIGLLEGTIGFFDWVGAVGNGMSGVFSITIVAILISGLIGLIKYYGGVDWLVSSITKKMQKRKDAEYGIGFLSGILSAALVNNTIAIIISAPIAKEIGQKYNIAPKRLASLIDIFACAFLALTPYDGGMLIITGLVDVSPLSVLKYSFYIFALIITTVITIQFGLLRTKEEKMNL
- a CDS encoding potassium channel family protein codes for the protein MKNYLVIGLGKFGRTIAKTLYENGNFVLAVDSELESVQQVLDEGIVEDAIAINATDENALKNIAKDSFDAAFVCIGTNVQNSILVTVMLKEMNIPRIICKATTKIQGKVLEKIGATEVVYPEELMGEKIAYSVMHPSVMEYFKFSDEYSIFEVKLVDKFLGKTLLELDLRNKYMANVIAVKNKEGVLNVTPSPDYRFTQDDTLVILGNAKLMGDII